The DNA region CCGCCCGTTGTAAAATCTCTCAAATATGCGTAGGGGCGGGGTTCTACCCCGCCCGATAACGGACGAATTTCCGCTTCCCCTCCGTAGGGGCCGATGCCTACATCGGCCCGCCTTACCGAACCTCTTGCGATACTCCGTAGGGCGGGCTGCCCTCACCCTGCCGCCTGTCAACCATCGCACCCCCGAAAAACCGTCGCCTCCCTTGCCTAAAGGGAGGGGGACCAGCTGCAGGCTGGTGGAGGGATTCTTGCGGGGTACAAGGTGATTTGGTTGCTGTGAGTCCGTGAATGGAAGAATCCCTTGTGCAAAAATTGCCTCCGGCGGGGTACTTTCTGTCACCAGCGACAGAAAGTACCCAAAGAACGCTGCCAAAACCAATGGTTTTGGATTCCTTGCGCGGGCGCGGTGCGGGAAGTGTCGAGACCTTTCACCCCCGCGAATAAAACGGTACAACCTCGCCCCGTGCTTTCGCACTGTCTTGGTGTCTATTCACCGCGACGCGCTCCGCGCTTGTGCTGCCCGTCCAAACGGGCTGACCCCCTATGTCTACCGTGCGGCGCTGGGCATCGCACCCTACGAAATACTATCGGTAAACGGTGCGTAGGGGACGATGCCCACATCGTCCCGCCCTACCACACTACTTGCAACCCACCCGTAGGAGCGGACACCCCTGTCCGCCCACCGTACCGGCGCTCATCCATCCGTAGGGGCGGGGTTCTACCCCGCCCGTTCTGCCGATACGCACGGCACTGTCGCAGTACGCACAGCTTCCATCCTTGCTTCGTAGGGTGGGCTGCCCTCACCCCGCCGCCCTTTAACCCACCGCACTCCATGTAAAAAACCATGTCATTGCGAGACCGGCACACACGCGGGTCTCGCAATCCGCATCCTTTATCAAAAAAAATCCGGCCCCACCGGGCCGGATTTTTTAGAGGCTGTCGGAAAAACCCTCCGGGTTTTTCGACAGTCTTAGTTACTTCTTCAGCGCCTCCACGCCCTTGCGCAGGGCGGCCACATTTTCCTCCGTGGTGGCCCAGCTGGCGGCGAAGCGGATAGCGGAGTGGGTCTCGTCCACCCGCTCCCAATACTCATAGCCGAACTCTTTCCCCAAGACGGCCAGCTCCGCATCGCTCATAATGGGGTACTGCTGGTTGGTGGGGGAGTTGAAGAAGAAGGGGTAGCCGTTGTCCTCGAAGATGGCGTGTATTTTCTTGGCCATTTCGTTGGCGTGGCGGGAAATCTTGAAGTACAGGTCGTCGGTAAACAGGGTGTCGAATTGCAGACCCAGCAGCCGGCCCTTGGCCAGCATACCGCCCCGCTGCTTCATCATGAAGCGGAAGTCCTTTTTCAGCGCCGGGTTCATCACCACCACGGCCTCGCCGAACAGGGCGCCCACCTTGTTGCCGCCGATGTAGAAGATGTCGCACAGACGCGCTACCTCCGGCAGTGTCAGGTCGCAGTCGTCGCAGGTGAGTCCGTAGCCCAGCCGTGCCCCGTCGATAAACAGCGGCAGAGAGCACTTCTTGCACACCTCGTACAGCTCCGTCAGCTCCGCCTTGGAGTACAGGGTGCCGCCCTCGGTGGGCAGGGAGATATAGACCATACCGGGCATGACCATGTGCTCATAGTCGGGGCTGAAGTGGTGCCAGTTGTAATAGTCCTCTACCTGCTTCGCGGTAATTTTACCGTTGTCCGTGGGAAGGGTCAGAACCTTGTGCCCGGAGGACTCGATGGCGCCGGTTTCGTGGCAGTTTATGTGGCCGCTGGTGGCGGAGAGCACACCCTGATAGGGGCGCAGAACAGAGGCGATCACCGTGGTGTTGGTGAGGGTGCCGCCCACCAGGAAATGCACATCGGCATCCGGGGCCTGGCATGCGGCCTTGATCTTCTCCCGGGCGGCGGCGCAGTATTCATCCTCGCCGTAGCCCACGGTCTGTTCCATATTGGTCTGCATCAGGCGCTCCATAATGGCGGGATGTGCGCCCTCCAGGTAGTCGCTGTTGAAATAGATCATCTGTGATTTCTCCTTTCAGTTCCTCTGACGGTATTTTACCGCAAAAAGCAGGCACTGTAAATGGGGAATTTCAGTTTGCCGAAAATCCAATTTCCCTATGAGAAAAACCGCCGCTTGCCAAATCTGCGAAAATCGTTTATACTATGAATTATCAGAGCCGGAAAGGAGGCTGCGCCATGAAGAAGAAAACAGTGAAAAATGTACTTTATTATGTTGTGCTGGCCGTGTTGGTGGCCGTTTTCTGCTTCTCTGCCTATAAGATATACAGCTATTACGCGGAAAAAAGGGAAAGCACCCGCCTCAATGAGTCTGTGGCCCGGGAGTATACCATTCGCAAAACCGGCCAGGCTAAGGAGGAAGAGGAGTATTTCCAGGTAGATTTCGACCAGCTCTGCCAGCAGAATTCCGATGCTGTGGCCTGGCTCTATCTCAAGGGCACCCCCATCAACTATCCGGTGCTTCAGCACGATGACAATGTTTATTATCTGGATCATCAAATCGACGGCTCCGTAAACTCCAACGGCAGCATTTTCATGGACTATCGCAACGCCCCGGACTTTTCCGACCGCAACACCTTGATCTACGGTCACCATATGCGCACGGGCAATATGTTCGGCAAGCTGGTGAATTTTAAGAGCAACAGCTACTATCAGCAAAACGACCATATGTACCTCATGACCCCTCAGGGCACCTATCGCCTGGACCTGCTGTGCGGCGCAGTGGTGGACCCCACCGACCCCATCTACTCCGTGGACCCCACTCCGGAGGCTCTCAGCGCCTGCATGCGTAAGTCCACCTTTCAGACCAAGCTGGACCTGCCCTCGGAGGACGCCAGACTTGTGACCCTGTCCACCTGCAGCTACGAGTTCGAGGATGCCCGCTACATCGTCATCGGTGTCCTGACCCCTGTGCCCGATGCGCAGACCTGACACAAAGCGAAAAAATCCACACTGTCCGATGAAAGACAGTGTGGATTTTTCATATGCAGACTGGCTCAGACCATGATCCCCGTGCGGTTCTTGCTCTGGGCAATGAGGCGGTTCAGCCCCTTGGCCGGGCGGTACAGCGCTAGCCCCAGCACCGTGAACACGACCAGGAAAATGAGCAGGATCCCCAGATCCTTCCAGTAGTTGGTGCCGTAGCTCCCGGCCACGCACTCCCGCATGGCGTCCATAGCATAGCGGAAGGGCATGTAGGGGTTCAGCTTCTGGAAAATCTCCGGCAGGACCTCCACCGGATAGGTGCCGCCGGCACCGGC from Vescimonas fastidiosa includes:
- a CDS encoding threonine aldolase family protein, whose protein sequence is MIYFNSDYLEGAHPAIMERLMQTNMEQTVGYGEDEYCAAAREKIKAACQAPDADVHFLVGGTLTNTTVIASVLRPYQGVLSATSGHINCHETGAIESSGHKVLTLPTDNGKITAKQVEDYYNWHHFSPDYEHMVMPGMVYISLPTEGGTLYSKAELTELYEVCKKCSLPLFIDGARLGYGLTCDDCDLTLPEVARLCDIFYIGGNKVGALFGEAVVVMNPALKKDFRFMMKQRGGMLAKGRLLGLQFDTLFTDDLYFKISRHANEMAKKIHAIFEDNGYPFFFNSPTNQQYPIMSDAELAVLGKEFGYEYWERVDETHSAIRFAASWATTEENVAALRKGVEALKK
- the srtB gene encoding class B sortase, which gives rise to MKKKTVKNVLYYVVLAVLVAVFCFSAYKIYSYYAEKRESTRLNESVAREYTIRKTGQAKEEEEYFQVDFDQLCQQNSDAVAWLYLKGTPINYPVLQHDDNVYYLDHQIDGSVNSNGSIFMDYRNAPDFSDRNTLIYGHHMRTGNMFGKLVNFKSNSYYQQNDHMYLMTPQGTYRLDLLCGAVVDPTDPIYSVDPTPEALSACMRKSTFQTKLDLPSEDARLVTLSTCSYEFEDARYIVIGVLTPVPDAQT